Proteins from one Pseudomonas grandcourensis genomic window:
- a CDS encoding LTA synthase family protein: MDYLKTAPMRFLLLVSGTWLAIFFLTRTVLLLTHLDEAGSGFLSVFGIGLLYDLGFIAYAALPMGLYLLLCPPALWRTRGHRWFLQGLLTVSLFAMLFTSVAEWLFWDEFGVRFNFIAVDYLVYSDEVLNNLLESYPIGTLLSILAVVAVVLSLALRKAFNAALDAPLPPLRGRLLNALGLLIVAGLSLQLLSQDAPRAQGGNAYQNELASNGPYQFFAAFRNNELDYPQFYKTLPAAVVAQQIRAELAEPNARFVGEDPQDIRRQIDNPGTPRKPNIVLVTIESFSAKYMGSNGDTRNLTPNLDALRKQSLYFNNFYATGTRTDRGLEAITLAIPPTPGRSIVKRVGRESGFASLGQQLNAVGYDSVFVYGGRGYFDNMNAFFSGNGYRVVDQSSVEESEIHFKNAWGMADEDLYNQSLKLADADYAKQQPFLLQLMTTSNHRPYTYPDNRIDIKSGNGRDGAVKYTDYAIGQFLDQARQKPWFDNTIFIFVADHTAGSAGKEDLPIDNYQIPLFIYAPKLIEARETAQLASQIDLAPTLLGLLNLDYESTFFGRNLLQDNPLPARVLVGNYQHLGLFDGKDLAILSPRQGLRRHDDALTDSRESRSTADDPLITRAITYYQTASYGFKQQLLGWKAPKEGAGQVGER; this comes from the coding sequence ATGGACTATTTGAAGACAGCCCCCATGCGCTTTTTGCTGCTGGTCAGCGGCACTTGGCTGGCGATATTTTTTCTGACTCGAACAGTCCTGCTCCTCACCCATCTGGATGAAGCTGGTAGCGGATTTCTGTCGGTATTCGGTATCGGGCTACTCTACGACCTGGGTTTCATTGCCTACGCGGCACTGCCCATGGGACTCTACCTGTTGCTGTGCCCGCCGGCCCTTTGGCGCACCCGTGGCCACCGCTGGTTTCTTCAGGGTCTGCTGACGGTCAGTCTGTTCGCGATGTTGTTCACCTCGGTGGCCGAATGGCTGTTCTGGGATGAGTTCGGGGTGCGCTTCAACTTCATCGCCGTCGACTACCTGGTGTATTCCGACGAAGTGCTGAACAACCTGCTTGAGTCGTACCCGATCGGCACGCTGCTGAGTATCCTCGCCGTGGTGGCCGTGGTCCTGAGCCTTGCCTTGCGCAAAGCGTTCAACGCTGCACTCGATGCGCCGTTGCCGCCGCTGCGTGGCCGCTTGCTGAATGCACTCGGTTTGTTGATCGTCGCCGGCCTGAGCCTGCAGTTGCTCAGCCAGGACGCACCGCGCGCCCAGGGCGGCAACGCCTATCAGAACGAACTGGCGAGCAATGGTCCGTATCAATTCTTCGCGGCATTCCGCAACAACGAACTGGACTACCCGCAGTTCTACAAAACGCTGCCGGCGGCGGTCGTTGCGCAACAGATTCGCGCCGAACTGGCAGAACCCAATGCCCGCTTCGTAGGTGAGGACCCACAGGACATTCGCCGACAAATCGATAACCCAGGCACCCCGCGCAAGCCCAACATCGTGCTGGTCACCATTGAAAGCTTCAGCGCCAAGTACATGGGCAGCAACGGCGACACCCGCAACCTGACCCCCAACCTTGATGCCTTGCGCAAGCAGAGCCTGTATTTCAATAATTTCTACGCCACCGGCACCCGCACCGACCGCGGCCTGGAAGCGATTACCCTGGCGATCCCACCGACACCCGGTCGCTCGATCGTCAAGCGCGTGGGTCGTGAAAGCGGCTTTGCCAGCCTTGGCCAGCAACTCAATGCCGTGGGTTACGACAGCGTATTTGTCTACGGCGGCCGCGGTTATTTCGACAACATGAATGCGTTCTTTAGCGGCAATGGTTACCGCGTCGTGGACCAGAGCAGCGTCGAAGAGTCGGAGATTCACTTCAAGAATGCCTGGGGCATGGCAGACGAGGATCTCTACAACCAGTCACTGAAACTGGCCGATGCCGACTATGCCAAGCAGCAGCCATTCCTTCTGCAGCTGATGACGACGTCCAACCACCGTCCTTACACCTATCCGGACAACCGGATCGACATCAAGTCCGGCAACGGTCGTGACGGCGCGGTGAAATACACTGACTACGCCATCGGTCAATTCCTTGATCAGGCGCGCCAGAAACCCTGGTTCGACAATACAATCTTCATCTTTGTCGCCGACCACACCGCAGGCAGCGCCGGTAAGGAAGACTTGCCGATCGACAACTATCAGATTCCATTGTTCATCTATGCGCCCAAGTTGATCGAAGCTCGGGAAACGGCACAACTGGCCAGCCAGATCGATCTGGCGCCGACCTTGCTGGGCCTGCTCAATCTGGATTATGAGTCGACATTCTTTGGACGTAACCTGTTGCAGGATAATCCGCTGCCGGCACGGGTATTGGTCGGTAACTACCAGCACCTTGGGTTGTTCGACGGCAAGGACTTGGCGATTCTGAGCCCTCGCCAGGGATTGCGTCGTCACGATGACGCGCTGACCGATAGCCGCGAGTCTCGGTCGACCGCCGATGACCCGCTGATTACCCGCGCAATCACCTATTACCAAACCGCCAGTTATGGCTTCAAGCAACAGCTGCTTGGCTGGAAGGCGCCCAAGGAGGGTGCCGGTCAAGTCGGCGAACGTTAA
- a CDS encoding HAMP domain-containing sensor histidine kinase, with the protein MEFKQSLAQRIIIAFVLTSALVAGAFAMGIVATVHLVEEKLISAGLGGDLQRLLLMDNVMDWSHRPEPDQLFYFSNGPGDFRLPKDLRHLEPGFHEVFRENLSYHAMVEIVDGRRYVLLQDQSDFEERERVLFAVVLVGFVLSLALAVFLGWVLARKVMAPVVRLARQVRHRDQLLGLAPPLAPDYAADEVGELAVAFDATLGRLRQALTRERLFTSDVSHELRTPLMVLASSCELLLENPGLDQRGRAQVERIARACEEMRELVQTFLMLARAQREDASMSPQQSLGQVAEDLLGLWREPIESKGLELIFEPGDPEAKGYNATFLHAVMGNLLRNALHYTERGFIRLTLTGTGFLVEDSGVGIPEEKREAMFEPFVRGTEKRGEGLGLGLSLVQRICENQGWSVSLTTMEPSGCRFQVELSRT; encoded by the coding sequence ATGGAGTTTAAGCAGAGCCTTGCTCAACGCATCATCATTGCCTTTGTGCTGACGAGCGCACTGGTGGCAGGTGCTTTTGCCATGGGCATCGTGGCAACCGTGCACCTGGTGGAAGAAAAACTGATTTCGGCAGGTCTTGGCGGCGATTTGCAGCGTCTGTTGTTGATGGACAATGTCATGGACTGGAGCCACCGCCCCGAGCCGGATCAATTGTTCTACTTCAGCAACGGGCCAGGCGATTTCAGGTTGCCCAAGGATTTGCGGCACCTGGAGCCGGGTTTCCACGAAGTGTTCCGTGAAAACCTGTCGTATCACGCCATGGTCGAAATCGTCGACGGCCGACGTTACGTGCTGTTGCAGGACCAGAGCGACTTCGAAGAGCGTGAACGGGTGCTGTTTGCCGTGGTGCTGGTGGGTTTCGTGCTGAGCCTGGCACTGGCGGTATTTCTCGGCTGGGTGCTGGCTCGCAAGGTCATGGCGCCGGTGGTGCGGCTGGCCCGCCAGGTACGCCATCGCGATCAACTGCTGGGTTTGGCTCCCCCTTTGGCGCCGGATTATGCCGCCGACGAAGTGGGCGAACTGGCCGTGGCCTTCGACGCCACTCTCGGGCGCTTGCGGCAGGCCCTGACCCGCGAACGTTTGTTCACCAGCGACGTCAGCCATGAATTGCGTACGCCCCTGATGGTCCTGGCCAGTTCCTGCGAGTTGTTGCTGGAAAACCCAGGTCTCGATCAGCGCGGTCGCGCCCAGGTCGAGCGTATTGCCCGGGCCTGTGAAGAAATGCGTGAGCTGGTGCAAACCTTCCTGATGCTGGCCCGCGCCCAGCGCGAAGACGCCAGCATGTCGCCGCAGCAGTCCCTGGGCCAGGTGGCCGAGGACCTGCTCGGTCTGTGGCGCGAACCTATCGAAAGCAAAGGGTTGGAACTGATCTTTGAACCGGGCGACCCCGAGGCCAAGGGCTACAACGCGACGTTCCTGCATGCGGTAATGGGGAACTTGCTGCGCAACGCCTTGCACTACACCGAACGAGGCTTCATTCGTCTGACTCTGACGGGAACGGGATTTCTGGTCGAAGACAGCGGTGTGGGCATTCCCGAGGAAAAACGCGAGGCGATGTTCGAACCCTTCGTTCGGGGCACTGAAAAACGCGGGGAAGGCCTGGGCCTGGGGCTTTCACTGGTGCAGCGGATCTGTGAGAACCAGGGCTGGAGCGTCAGCCTGACTACGATGGAGCCCAGTGGTTGCCGTTTTCAGGTGGAACTGTCCCGAACTTGA
- a CDS encoding phosphatase PAP2 family protein yields MSSTAVRPAPRALNFWVCLGVPAIAAIVLVLLELTSLDMDLAKLFYDPVAGDFIGRHSYFLENILHTRAKQVVIAFSVFAIFGYIASFFMARLKPFKRELGCLVLSLGLATSFVTPMKAVTAVQCPWSLEQFGGHETYSELLSHRPATEKPGRCWPGGHAATGFTLFALFFVLRDRRPRMARAAFVFAFALGSVFSIGRMMQGAHFFSHNVWTAVFCWLICLGSYYYVLYRPALKAERGTTAEPVGA; encoded by the coding sequence ATGTCATCAACCGCTGTCCGCCCCGCCCCTCGCGCGCTCAACTTCTGGGTGTGCCTGGGGGTTCCCGCCATTGCGGCGATCGTTCTGGTGTTGCTCGAACTGACCTCACTGGACATGGACCTCGCCAAGCTGTTCTACGACCCGGTCGCGGGGGACTTCATCGGACGACACAGTTACTTCCTGGAAAACATCCTGCATACCCGCGCCAAGCAAGTGGTCATCGCCTTCTCGGTGTTTGCCATCTTCGGCTACATCGCTTCGTTCTTCATGGCCAGGCTCAAACCGTTCAAGCGCGAGCTGGGTTGCCTGGTGCTGTCCCTGGGCCTGGCGACTTCCTTTGTCACGCCCATGAAAGCGGTGACAGCGGTGCAATGTCCCTGGAGCCTTGAGCAATTTGGCGGTCACGAGACCTACAGCGAATTGCTGAGCCATCGCCCGGCTACTGAAAAACCAGGTCGTTGCTGGCCCGGCGGCCATGCGGCCACCGGCTTCACCCTGTTCGCCCTGTTTTTCGTACTGCGTGACCGTCGCCCGCGCATGGCGCGTGCAGCGTTCGTCTTCGCCTTCGCCCTCGGCTCGGTGTTCTCCATCGGGCGGATGATGCAGGGCGCGCACTTCTTCTCGCACAACGTGTGGACGGCGGTGTTCTGCTGGCTGATATGTCTGGGGTCGTATTACTACGTTCTGTATCGACCGGCGTTGAAGGCTGAACGCGGGACCACTGCAGAACCTGTCGGCGCCTGA
- the groL gene encoding chaperonin GroEL (60 kDa chaperone family; promotes refolding of misfolded polypeptides especially under stressful conditions; forms two stacked rings of heptamers to form a barrel-shaped 14mer; ends can be capped by GroES; misfolded proteins enter the barrel where they are refolded when GroES binds), translated as MAAKEVLFGDSARKKMLKGVNVLADAVKATLGPKGRNVIIEKSFGAPTITKDGVSVAKEIELEDRFENMGAQLVKDVASRANDDAGDGTTTATVLAQSIVNEGLKAVAAGMNPMDLKRGIDKATIAIVKELKNLSKPCADTKAIAQVGTISANSDNSIGDIIAEAMEKVGKEGVITVEEGTGLENELSVVEGMQFDRGYLSPYFVNKPETMVAELDNPLVLLVDKKISNIREMLPVLEAVAKAGRPLLIVSEDVEGEALATLVVNNMRGIVKVAAVKAPGFGDRRKAMLQDIAVLTGGTVISEEIGLSLEAATLENLGSAKRVTISKENTIIVDGAGVAGDIESRIAQIRAQVAETSSDYDREKLQERLAKLSGGVAVIKVGAGSEVEMKEKKARVEDALHATRAAVEEGVVPGGGVALIRALQTLNDLKGDNADQDVGIAVLRRAVEAPLRQIAANSGDEPSVVVNEVKNGKGNFGYNAATGEYGDMIEMGILDPTKVTRSALQAASSIGGLILTTEAAVADAPKKDGGAGGGMPDMGGMGGMGGMM; from the coding sequence ATGGCTGCTAAAGAAGTTCTGTTTGGCGATTCCGCCCGTAAAAAAATGCTCAAGGGCGTCAACGTCCTGGCTGACGCAGTAAAAGCGACCCTGGGCCCGAAAGGCCGTAACGTGATCATCGAGAAGAGCTTCGGCGCTCCGACCATCACCAAGGACGGCGTTTCCGTAGCAAAAGAAATCGAACTGGAAGACCGTTTCGAAAACATGGGCGCGCAGCTGGTCAAAGACGTTGCCTCCCGTGCCAACGATGACGCAGGCGACGGCACCACCACCGCTACCGTTCTGGCTCAGTCGATCGTCAACGAAGGCCTGAAAGCCGTCGCTGCCGGCATGAACCCGATGGACCTCAAGCGTGGTATCGACAAAGCGACCATCGCTATCGTCAAAGAGCTGAAAAACCTGTCCAAGCCATGCGCTGACACCAAGGCAATCGCTCAGGTTGGCACCATCTCGGCCAACTCCGACAACTCCATCGGCGACATCATTGCCGAAGCCATGGAAAAAGTCGGTAAAGAAGGCGTGATCACCGTTGAAGAAGGCACTGGCCTGGAAAACGAACTGTCGGTTGTTGAAGGCATGCAGTTCGACCGTGGCTACCTGTCCCCGTACTTCGTCAACAAGCCGGAAACCATGGTTGCCGAGCTGGACAACCCGCTGGTTCTGCTGGTCGACAAAAAGATCTCGAACATCCGCGAAATGCTGCCAGTGCTGGAAGCCGTTGCCAAAGCCGGCCGTCCACTGCTGATCGTTTCCGAAGACGTTGAAGGCGAAGCCCTGGCGACTCTGGTCGTGAACAACATGCGTGGCATCGTTAAAGTCGCAGCCGTCAAGGCTCCAGGCTTCGGCGACCGCCGCAAGGCCATGCTGCAGGACATCGCCGTTCTGACCGGCGGTACCGTTATCTCCGAAGAGATCGGCCTGAGCCTGGAAGCAGCCACCCTGGAAAACCTGGGCAGCGCCAAGCGCGTGACCATCTCCAAGGAAAACACCATCATCGTTGACGGTGCTGGCGTAGCTGGCGACATCGAGTCCCGCATTGCTCAGATCCGTGCTCAGGTTGCCGAAACTTCCTCGGACTACGACCGTGAAAAACTGCAAGAGCGTCTGGCGAAGCTGTCCGGCGGCGTTGCAGTGATCAAGGTTGGCGCTGGTTCCGAAGTTGAAATGAAAGAGAAGAAAGCCCGCGTTGAAGACGCCCTGCACGCTACCCGTGCAGCCGTTGAAGAAGGCGTGGTACCTGGCGGTGGCGTTGCGCTGATCCGCGCTCTGCAAACCCTGAACGATCTGAAAGGCGACAACGCTGATCAGGACGTAGGTATCGCTGTTCTGCGCCGTGCCGTTGAAGCACCGCTGCGTCAGATCGCTGCCAACAGCGGTGACGAGCCAAGCGTTGTGGTCAACGAAGTCAAGAACGGCAAAGGTAACTTCGGTTACAACGCTGCGACTGGCGAATACGGCGACATGATCGAAATGGGCATCCTGGACCCAACCAAGGTCACCCGTTCCGCGCTGCAAGCTGCATCGTCTATCGGCGGTCTGATCCTGACCACCGAAGCTGCTGTTGCTGACGCACCGAAGAAAGACGGTGGTGCTGGCGGCGGTATGCCAGACATGGGCGGTATGGGCGGCATGGGCGGCATGATGTAA
- the colR gene encoding two-component system response regulator ColR, with protein MRILLVEDNRDILANLADYLGLKGYTVDCAQDGLSGLHLAATEHYDLIVLDIMLPGIDGYTLCKRLREDARRETPVIMLTARDQLDDRLQGFKSGADDYLIKPFALSELAARIEAVMRRTQGGGRRTLQVGDLNYDLDTLEVTREGRLLKLNPVGLKLLAVLMQKSPHVLRREILEEALWGDDCPDSDSLRSHVHQLRQVIDKPFARPLLQTVHGVGYRLAEGRDGV; from the coding sequence ATGCGAATTCTATTGGTTGAAGACAACCGCGATATCCTGGCCAATCTGGCCGATTACCTGGGGCTCAAAGGTTATACCGTGGATTGCGCTCAGGATGGTCTGTCGGGCCTGCATCTGGCAGCCACCGAGCACTATGATTTGATCGTGCTCGATATCATGTTGCCCGGCATCGACGGCTACACCCTGTGCAAGCGCCTGCGCGAGGATGCCCGTCGCGAAACGCCGGTGATCATGCTCACGGCCCGCGATCAACTGGATGACCGCCTGCAAGGCTTCAAGTCGGGTGCCGATGACTACCTGATCAAACCGTTCGCCCTGTCTGAGCTTGCGGCGCGTATCGAAGCGGTCATGCGCCGTACCCAGGGCGGCGGGCGGCGGACCTTGCAGGTCGGCGACCTGAACTATGACCTCGACACTCTGGAAGTCACTCGCGAAGGCCGGTTGCTGAAACTCAACCCGGTCGGCCTGAAGTTGCTGGCCGTGTTGATGCAGAAAAGCCCTCATGTGTTGCGCCGGGAAATCCTTGAAGAGGCCCTGTGGGGCGATGACTGTCCCGACAGCGACAGCCTGCGCAGCCATGTCCACCAACTGCGTCAGGTGATCGACAAACCTTTCGCCAGGCCATTGCTGCAAACCGTGCACGGTGTGGGGTATCGCTTGGCCGAGGGCCGTGATGGAGTTTAA
- a CDS encoding co-chaperone GroES has product MKLRPLHDRVVIRRSEEEKKTAGGIVLPGSAAEKANSGEILAVGTGRVLDNGEVRALAVKVGDKVVFGPYSGSNTVKVDGEDLLVMSENEILAVIEG; this is encoded by the coding sequence ATGAAGCTTCGTCCTCTGCATGACCGCGTCGTCATCCGTCGCAGCGAAGAAGAAAAGAAAACCGCTGGCGGTATCGTCCTGCCAGGTTCGGCTGCTGAAAAAGCCAACAGCGGCGAAATCCTCGCTGTCGGCACCGGCCGCGTACTGGACAACGGTGAAGTGCGTGCACTGGCCGTTAAAGTGGGCGACAAGGTTGTGTTCGGTCCTTACTCCGGCAGCAACACTGTGAAAGTCGACGGCGAAGACCTGCTGGTAATGAGCGAGAACGAAATTCTCGCCGTTATCGAAGGCTGA